The proteins below are encoded in one region of Helianthus annuus cultivar XRQ/B chromosome 2, HanXRQr2.0-SUNRISE, whole genome shotgun sequence:
- the LOC110887227 gene encoding uncharacterized protein LOC110887227, protein MNPSENQSTPQQQTPQQTSTTELPPMPPPPFTSKPQKQPQTQQTLPIAPSSNTTTQPTSAPTGEFHVIGGPLYSLESRLPPQPNPLRVMNQPNLVPHPNRSGAMFEQVENRARTETWDDGYGDEEWEINEGYMGYLGGYQNQAFNRNQPSFENIGTKLSIFILLSSYYMESNQLGMTTDAAKITMSG, encoded by the coding sequence ATGAATCCATCAGAAAACCAATCCACCCCACAACAGCAAACACCCCAACAAACATCGACTACTGAATTGCCACCAATGCCACCACCTCCATTTACATCTAAACCACAAAAACAACCCCAAACCCAACAAACCCTACCCATTGCACCATCATCAAACACAACCACCCAACCAACCTCAGCTCCAACTGGAGAATTTCACGTTATTGGTGGACCACTTTACTCTCTAGAAAGCCGACTACCACCACAACCCAATCCGTTGCGGGTTATGAATCAACCAAATTTAGTGCCACACCCGAACCGGTCGGGTGCTATGTTTGAGCAAGTGGAAAACAGGGCGAGAACAGAGACATGGGATGACGGTTATGGAGATGAGGAGTGGGAGATAAACGAGGGGTATATGGGATATCTAGGTGGGTACCAAAATCAGGCATTTAATCGTAATCAACCGTCATTCGAGAACATAGGGACGAAATTGAGCATCTTTATTCTTCTTTCAAGCTATTATATGGAATCTAACCAACTTGGGATGACAACCGACGCGGCGAAGATTaccatgagcggctaa